In Heteronotia binoei isolate CCM8104 ecotype False Entrance Well chromosome 5, APGP_CSIRO_Hbin_v1, whole genome shotgun sequence, the DNA window TACCAATACTTTACAACGCAGAAGAAGAGACCATCTGGTGTTTACACCCAATCTCAGCACATATAAGAAACATGCGTACTGTACGCTTACTTACACTGAATTGGCCATCGGCCTctcaagatcagtactgtctactctgactggtggCAGCTGCCCAAGATTTCtagcagaggtcttccacatcatttGCTACCTGATCTTTTCTTAACTGGATATGCCCGAGACTGCACCAGACAAGCAAATGCCCTACCGCTGACTAAGATCCCATCCCAAATGAACTCCGAAAAACTGAACTTGGGGGAaactgttggggtgggggagcatCGATGGTGAATAGGTgaagccagggcttttattgtagcaggaactcctttgtatattaggccacacacccccgatgtagccaatcctccaagagcttacagtaggccctgtatgaagagccctgtaagctccaggaggattggctacatcggggcgtgtgacccagggattttttttgtagcaggaactcctttgcatattaggccacacacaccccgatgtagccaatcctccaagagcttacagtaggccctgtatgaagagccctataagctccaggaggattggctacatcggggtgtggcctaatatgcaaagaagttcctgctacaaaaaaagccctgggtgaagctGAGATATCCATTGAAAGCACTCACAGGTTTTTCAAATATGAGCTTAAACGGCACCTAAAACATTCACATGATTTCAACCAAGCCACCCCTACATTTCTCATACAACACTCCCAGCCATCAGAGCAAGCTACCTGCCAATTTCTCCCCTTCttcaggatgctggacaagagacttcttctcttcttcttccaaccagGAAATCAGGTCAGGTTTGGGAACTGCTTTGAAGAAAACAAAGGACAGTTCAATTACTTTTGACTACAAAATATTCAGGTGTTTCAAAGaaatagagccccatggcacagagtggtaaagctgcagtactgcagtcggagccttctgctcatgacctgagttcgattccagcggaagctggttcaggtagccggctccaggtcaactcagccttccatccttccgaggttggtaaaatgagttcccagcttgctggggggaaagcatagatgagtggggaaggcaatggcaaaccacctcgtaagaAGTCTGTCGTGAacacgctgtgaaagcaacgtcaccccagagtcggaaacgactggtgcttgcacaggggactaccttgacctttaataatagaaataaagggcacaattgtatcatcccacccctggtccttggaaaaattgtcttccatgacaCTGGTCCTTGGTaccaaaaaggctgggaaccaATGACTTAGCATATCTGTTCCTAATGTCTATATAATAAATTTTGTATCAGGCACTATTGTGctcatgtattattattatttttaaaagacacaatGATAAATTCCAAAACTCATTAGCTGCAAATCTTTATAGTACAAATGGAATGTTCAATATTTTAAGCAAGATACAAACAATAACTGGTACAAATGATAAACTCAGAAAGCATGAACGTCTGTGTTTCTCTAAGGTACattcaagaagaggaggagattggatttatacccccacccttcactatccaaagtaagagcagctttcaatctcctttcccttcccctccccacaacagacaccctgtgaggtaggtggggctgagagagccctgacagaaactgttcttgagctaaacagccttgagagaacttgtggctgacccaaggtcacatcagcaggtgtatgtgaaagagtggggaatcaaattcagtcttcccagataagagtccgcacacttaaccactacaccaaacttgctctctagATTTCATAGGAGCTTAAGTGAAGCCAGACAAGACAATAGGGAGGGGTCGATCCAGCTTCCCATTTCCCAAGCCTTCCTCGGGTCTTATGACTTCAAACAGAAAGATTTGTCAGGCTTTCAATACCCCACTGCTTCCAGAAGCTGATACTTGTAGTCACATCACAGCTGTTTTTTAACTATATAACTGTATAAACATCGCCTCAGCTTACTAGAGGTTTCACTTAATGGTATTATTCTCATTAAGTGAAAGTTCTAGTAAACTGAGGCTTCATTTATAACTCTGTATGGCGATTCTCTCTGCTGAACTATAGTTAACTCTGGCacggtgactgacccaaagtcacccagctggctgtatgtggaagagtggagaatcaaacccactcGGACACTTTTGTGAGCagggctccttttttttttgtagtgggaactcctttacatattagaagaccctgtgaatttggggggaggtatttgtgagtttcctgcattgtgaagggggctggactagatgaccctggaggtcccttccaactctatgattctatgattcctgaccgttagagcggttcctcagtggaacaggcttcctccttgggaggtggtgggttctccttccttggaggtttttaaacagagactagatggccatctgatagcaacgcagatcttgtgaatttagggggaagtgtttgtgagtttcctgcattgtgcagggggttggactagatgaccctggaggtcccttccaactctatgattctatgattcctgactgttagagcagttcctcagtggaacaggcttcctccttgggaggtggtgggatctccttccttggaggtttttaaacaggggctagatggccatctgacagcaatgaagatcctgtgaatttaaggggaggtgtttgtgagtttcctgcattgtgcagggggctggactagatgactctggaggtcccttccaactctatgattctatgattcctgaccgttagagcggttcctcagtggaacaggcttcctccttgggaggtggtgggatctccttccttggaggtttttaaacagaggctagatggccatctgacagcaatgcagatcttgtgaatttagggggaggggtttgtgagtttcctgcattgtgcagggggttggactagatgaccctggaggtcccttccaactctacgattctatatgaggccacaccctcctgatgtagctccTGGAGTTTATCATTTGtacctcttcttacagggtctactgcaagctgttggaggattggctacatcacggcgttgcggcctaaaatgcaaaggagctcctgctacaaaaaaagccctgttggtgagtatctgaagaagtgagccatgACTCATGAAATCTGACACcgattttgctagtctttaaagtgctgctggactctggctcttttaacttttatttatttattttattagatttatctCTCGTCCTCCccttaacaggctcagggcggctttttcTTACTGCATTAAAGacgatagatccaagtgggcaggcACGCTGCTCTGAAGCgggagaacaaagcagaagtcaagctgcacctttaagaccaaaaaagttttattcagaaggtaagctttcgtgtgttctccaagcacacttcatcagacgaggaatcaggtatagTGGAGCAGAGCTACATGTAGCTGGTAGGCAGGGGCTTaggatgcaaaatggtacaaatttaagatccagtgacatcCAAGACAGCATCCATTCAACAAGAAGACCTAACAAATGCAGATACCTCTACCTTCTTCAGCCAAAGACAAAGAGGAAGGCAGAGAGGTCACGGTCTCgtaattctccagcatgacttctctgtaCAGAGCCTTTTGGCCCGGATCCAGGAGAGGCCATTCGTCCGCCGTGAAATAcacagccacctcctcaaaggccACCAGACCctaggagaagaaaaagacatcaGCAATGAGTCCCCCTACAGGCACGCAAgaccctttcctcccctcctcccgtagcagtcctgacaaaaatctgtttCCACAGCAGAGCAAGGATTCGAACCTGCATCTCCCCAAGCGTAGCCTGGAATGCTTAAGCACTGCAGCAGGCCACACTGTCAAGAAAGTGTTTCTTGCCCAATAGTTTTAtgttatttgcagggctttttttgcagcagaaactcctttgcgtagcaggccacacactcctgatgtagttaatcctcctggagtttacagcaggccctgtactaagagccctgtaagctcttggaggattggctacatcaggggtgtgtggcctaatatgcaaaagagctcctgctagaattccacccgattaggccacaccccctgatgtagcccatccttctggagcttacagtaggccttgtactaagagccctgtaagatcttggaggattggctacatcaggggtgtgtggcctaatacgcaaaggagctccttctataAAACAAGTCCTGGTTATTTGATTGTAATGGTTTCGCATTTATAGctgccatcagtgttccctctaagctgagtttgtgtgagctagctcacagatttttagcctccagctcacacatttttgtcttcactcaggaaaaatggccccagagtagggttgccaagtccaattcaagaaatatctggggactttgggggtggagccaggagactttgggggcggagccaggaacaaagttgtgacaagcataattgaactccaagggagtaacacagacacaccatcccaagaggaagcctttccaagcggagactggagcctccagagggggaaagtctcatggtgactttgggggcggggcttcccccaccggccagctgactgggggcgggaaagtgaaagaacccccgctgggacctggggattggcaagcctaccccagagcaaactaatttatgctgtagctcaccactttaatgccagtaggtcaccactttaatgccagtagctcacaaagtagaatttttgctcatgagactctacagcttagagggaacattgcttgccaTGTATACTCTTGAGTTAACACGGCTTTGCAGGGAGGCTGTTTAAAACAGGCAATGCTAAGACAAGGTTCTTTGGGCCCGAAAAATGtaatggaaaaaaaagaaacccaaactgtgctaaGGGGATGGCACGCAACAACTGTGTGAACACACCAAAGCGTCCCCCCTTCCCTCCCGGTCCAAAATACAGGTGCATCATGTCGGACCGTCTGATTGGGATTATTTGGCCTCTCCATTTGGGGACGGCACAGTTTGGGAGGCCTGCGCTGCACGTGAAGCTGCCCGTCTTTACCCAGCCTAACACAGCAACCGAACAGATGGTTCGATTTAGGCCTAATTTTGGACTAATTTGAGCTTTTCCAGAGAAGGATGGTGCCTCCGCTACCAACCAGTtaggcccctcccccaaagatGAGAGATCCACCAGCAGGCCCGTAGTCACAGGGGaggggggcccctccacccaaccccctctcggacctttatggcccctccttttcaCAGCCCCTGCTCTCTCTGCCACCAGTTTTCTTCCCGCAGCTCTGGCGGCCCCCCTCCGCgctgcacctccccctccctgccacccactcacccaccggGTGAAACTGTAAAGAGCGGGCTCCAGGGGCTCTTGCAAGGCAACCCCCCGCCGATCACATGATCGGCTGGAAAAGCCGCGCCAAAGCTGGAGGTTCCTACTCTGACTTTTCGGCACAATTCGCAAGTTCAGTGCTGGCCACCCCAGCGCTGAACTTGCGAATCGTGCCAGAAAGCCAGTGTAGATACCGCCGGCTTCGGAGTGGCTTTTTGAGGGGGGGACTTTGAAAGAACCCCAGGAGCCCGGTCTTTACAATTTCGCtcggtgggtgagtgggtggctgggtggaagggagggggaggtgccgcgCAGAGGGGAGCAGGGCTGGCAGAGCTGCGGTGAGAAACGTGgcagtggagagagtgggggccgccaGAGGGGGACCCTTCATCCAAATTTTTTTTACGTGGGCTCCCCCAAccggaattttctggctatgggcctgcccacAAGCCCTCACTGCCATTTGAATGCTGCCACATGAAGGGCAGCGACATAATGTATTGCAGGGAGTCAAAGGGCGTGCTCTGTCTCTCTTCCTATGGCTGAGGAAGCTCccggagatttgagggtggagcctacgGGGAGGGCAAACCTCAGCAAGTGTTGCAGCTCCATTTTGCGATGCTGTGTCCTCGGGAGTCACTTCCAGGCCGAAGGTAAAGGACAGGATCTCATCCTCTTCCTGCGAAGACGCTTCCTCCTGTCAACATTCAACTTTTAGATTTTATGTTCTCCACGCTGCATTACTTCCCCCCTAGCTTTTCCTCCcgtgaatcaggccattggttcatcaaggtcaggattgcctactctgactggcagcagctcttcagggtttcagacagaggtctttcgcatcacctactgcctggtcctttgaactggaaacGTATacactgaacttgggaccttctgcgtgcaaagtgGAGGCTCTTCTGCTGAGCTACGGCCTCTCCCCagatcagaccactggcccatcaatATCAGTCTTCCCAGCTCAGGCTGGCagctgtcagtcagtcagtttatttacgGTCACAGACCAaattaaaaaaccaagaatttaaAAGCTTCAACACAGAAGATAAAAAACGACACTGCAAATCTATGCTACAATAAGTATTAGGATAGACAATTGTCTTAATGTGTTCAGTATAAGAATGACATCAAGACACGTTAAAACAGAACATCTTAAAACTGAGAAGCAATAaaatgagcagtgttccctctaagctgagttcatgtgagatagctcacagattgttagcttccagctcacacatttttgtgttagcccaggaaaaatggccccagagcacaacaatttatgcagtggctcacaactttaataccagtagctcacaattttaatgccagtagctcacaaagtagctcacaactttaataccagtagctcacaaagtagaatttttgctcacaagactctgcggcttagagggaagatTGAAAACGTGTCTTTCGGATGCTATAACAGACAGCACAGAACTTGGCAACAGCTTTGGAAATCAGCTGGCTTTCATCCGAAAGCATGAGATTAAACAATATGATTCCAGAAGCCCAGAATTTGCCCTTAATGTAGGCTCGTAATATTTCACACGGCCTCTTTAAACCAGGAGGACCTAAGAATTATGTGCGTAGTGGATTCAACTTCCCCTAAACCACAGTGGCGAAGGCTTTGCGCAAAAGGGATCCCCTTGTACCTGTCTTCGAGAACTGCTGAGGGAAGCGCTGGGCATCTGGCCACAGTAAAAGCTTTTCTGAATTTATGGACATCTAGGTGGGGGAGATAGTTTAAGTATCCAACCCGATATCTAGTCTGCTCTGGGAATGGCAGCTGCTTTCCAAAGTCTtatcaggggtgtccaactcatttgctatgagggctggatctgacacaaatgagaccttgttgggctgggccatacgtatcataaaatgtaatgccaggtagcggagatataaacgttataaaggacacagacaaacacaatttttttttaaacttaaaacatgcttaaaaggttagcactcttgcaatgttttgtttatttaacagtgttTGATAACtgccacctcttgctctgaattattgcatcaaattctggcgacaatgtctgtgctgtagcaatcttgagtatgctgttcaggtgttgtcgaggtatcctgagtatgctgttcaggtgttgttgaggatcctgtgaatttaggggcaggtatttgtgagtttcctgcattgtgcaggggggttggactagatgaccctggaggtcccttccaactctgtgattccatgtATTTGTAAatcgcaaacctacttttgatttactgacattcactgcagaaatctcatggtcaatactttgagaCCAAGAccaagaggaaaatatgaaacggctgggcattgcaagcttttgtacataagttgctatATGTGCCCGTCagacaatgaagaaaatagaagttttgctgtatagcttgattgagcaagcctggcaaagcaagctgcaatgcagaaggaagcaagagaggaataaggaagcagacaacagtgagttacttgtgggcctgataggagccctccgggggcctcatccggcccacaggctgcatggttgacacccctgtctttggtacaagtctttcacatcacctaatacCTAGTCCTTCTCAACCAGAAATTCTGAGGATCAAAcctaggatcttctgcatgctaagcagagactCTTCTAATGACTCGCAGTCAGCggctttaggccaggggtgtcaaacatgcagccttgggggccagatcaggtccctggagggctcctatcaggctagCAAGcacgtctgcttccttctccccctctctcgcTTCTTTCTGTATCAGTTTGCTTTGTCAGCATTTcccaattgcacagaagctacagagcaaagcctctattttctccattggctgaggctcctcttttggggaagtgtggggggggagaagagcttgctttgataaagagcacaatattgcaagagcgtTAATACTTTAAacaggttttattttaagggtttttttaaaaaaaaatctttaattgtgtttgcctgtgtcctttaaaagtttatatctctgctacctggcattgcattttatgacacacatggcctggctcaacaaggtctcattggtGTCAGATccggcactcataacaaatgagtttgacacccctgctctaagccttCATGTAATAAAAAGTGCTGAATTTAAGACTACAAAATTTCAAACTATACTCAAGGTGGTATTTAATACCACTACAAATGTATCATGCCAAGATTAACAAGCCCAAATTGTTGGAGTGGATGTAATAACATTGGAACTTTTagtcactgttggtgggaatgcccaTTGACTATGACATTTTGGAAACTATAGAGCAAATTTTTAACCATCGAATGAATCCCTCTTTCTCCTGATTCTATCCTTTCGAACCTATGGTCACCTAATGAGGTTCCAAAACATAAAGCTGAATTAACAATGCTCCTTTTTACTGGCAGCTAAAATGCTAATTGCTCAACACTGGAAGTCTGCCTCTTTGTCTTTAAAAGGACAATGGTTCCCAAAGAAAAGGGATATAATTACAATGGACAAAATAGCTTACCAACTGCAACAGTCAAATCTCAATTCTGATTCAGACAAAAATGGTTTCCTTTCTTTGATTTTGTTCAAAAGCGTCAATCTACTCTATGTAAGCTTCCTGATAAATATCTAAACTTTGTACATTATTAATCCATAAATTTTTTGACGTAAGCCGAACtctatttgtatttttttttttttgctttgcaggCTAGTTTATGTTGCACGTTTGTTGCCATTTTCTTTATTAGGAattttgaaatttttaaaaaagtgaaagtTATGACTTTACCTTGACGATGGCTTGCCTGCGCGACCTCTTCGTTCTCCGCTTCTGTCTTGCTGAAACGGAATTCCTGCTAAGCTCTTTCTGGGTTCTGAGGAGGAGCCGAAGGAAGTCTAGACGTGACATGTCGCGATTCAGTTGCACCTGCAGCGTTGCCTTTGCAAGGCCATTTTTCAGTCCCTTTTGCCCCTTCTTCCAAAGTTGCACCATCAGGCTAAAGGCCCTGTCGTAGTAGGCACTGGAGACAGGGAGGGAAAGGGCGAAGGAGACCAGTTTCAAAATCTGGCTGTTCCGGCTTTCTGGCATCTCCCTGAAAACCTTCACCCACCTCTGATCGACCTTCTCTTCCTGCAAGGCCATCTTTTCTTGGCATTCTGACAAGACGCAATAGTCCTCGTATAGCTTGTCCATGTCCAGCTCAATCGGGAGAGCCGCCACGAGGGTTTCGAGGTCGCACCACTTCACATCGTTGTCCAGCGATAGAACAGCCACACGCTTGAACACGGAGGACTCAAAGTCGTACCATTCCTCCAGGAAGGCGAGGCACCACTTCAATGTCTCATCCGCCTCCTCTCTGAATTTCCTGCTGTCGGACGGTGAAACTTTACCCAGAATGCCTTGAGTGAACCTTCCATAGAATCTGTCCTCACTCCTTTTACGGAGTTTCAAACGGAGGCCTGTAAGGACACCGTGCACTTCTGTGCAGCTCACGTCATCCCTTTCCAGTTGATCCGCAGCCCGTCTAAACACTCCCATCAGGTTTTGTAGGAAGTAAGCGGAACAAAGAGGGAGAGACACGTCCTGTCCCATGCTGAACGCTTCCCACATGATCTGGTCACACTCTTGTTTCCCCTCTGACAAGAAATAGTCTCTCAGTGCTGACCAATTTTGCACCACTTGTTCAACAACTGGTAAAATTGATAGCCACTGCGCTGGTAAATTCTGAAGTATGCCTTTATAGTTTGTTCCCACAAACGCAGAAATAGACTTCAGGGACTCGGTCTTTTTGGTCGAGCATGACAGCTTGTCACATATTTCGAGGACAAGTGTTTCAACATCAAAACTCAGTGCCCTCATCCCATTTCTGAGGCAATTGTGGACAACGTGACATAGGTCTTCCACCTCCATTAGTCCACTATTAACCTCCTTGAGTTTCTCAAACACGGACCTGTGTTTTCCATCATCTGTGGAGGAGCTGTCTACCAAGTAAGAAGACATTCTGTTCAAGCTGAGGCCATTCTCCTGGAGAACTCTACAGAGCTGTGAGGCTATCGAATCGCTTGCCTCTTTCTCTTCCTGACAGAACCCAAGCAGGCCATGTTTCAGTCCCTCTGTCGCAGAAAAGTAACAAATGGTCACAGGAAAGAATTTCTCGTTTCCTTTGTTGGAGGCGTTCAACCTGACTGAAAAAAAGGGTGCTATGTCTAAGCCCTTTAGCAAAAATTCCTGGGATTCTGCTACCAAAACACCTTCTACAGTTTCGGGAAGTGTTTTGTTTCCACAGCTCTCGCTTAAGTCAGTCGGATGAGGCTCATCTTGATAAAACTGCCCTGGTTCAGCCACAGTAACCCCATTGTCTTGTGGCACGTCAGAAAGCAATGCGATCTTGGGCATTGTCCGGTATTTTTCCTCTGCTTTCTTATGCTTCCTGCCTGCTGCATGGTTTATCAGAGATCCTTTCCCCTCATATTGCACTGAGATTGTTCGACGGCACAGAATGCATTTTGCGGTGGTGTTGTCCACCTTGCGCAGCCAGTCTTTGAAGGCATCGTATTCGCACCACTCATCCTTAAAACGGCTTAGGTACTTCTTCTTTTTCCCTCGGCCGCTGCTGGTATTCCCCTCACCACCATCTATGTCTTCCATTTGCTTTCCACAGTCCCACTGTCCAGGTGTTTCTTTTGGTGGAGCTGagcctattgggggggggggggaccaagaaAATTATTATCTCTCATTTCCTACAAGCGGCAACCAAGAAACATACTTGCCAGTTTGGTAGCTGAGCAGTCCCAGATTTTTAACTGCTCTTAAGGTGTTGCAGGGTTTTACAGAACTGCCACAATGTTCTGAAATATTGAGAAGTCTGGTGGAACATGAAACAGTGTGGCATTTTTGAAGTACTGGCTGGTACAATGGAAGTTcaccagcaggtgtatgtggaggagtggagaatcaaacccgattctcccatataagagtctgcgtGGTGCCCTTTTGAGTCCCGCGGCACCTTTAAGAGAAATGAAGTTAATTTCTGTGTATAAGAAGAAGTGTTCATGCACCAATAAAGTTAATTTCTGTGTATAAGAAGAAATGTGAATGTGCACTtcttcagaattaaactttgttgttcttaaaggcaccactggactcaaactctgttctcttaGTTCTGCtaattaagaacacaagagaagccatgttggatcaggccaatggcccatccagtccaacactctgtgtcacacagtggccaatatatgtgtgtgtgtgtatacatacgtaaatacacatacacacacacacgtatatatatatatatggacctgatggacctctgctccatatttttatccaatcccctcttacagatggctatgcttgtagatgccaccacctcctgtggcagtgaattccacatgttaatcaccctttgggtgaagaagtacttccttttatccgttttaacctgactgctcagcaatttcattgaatgcccatgagttcttgtatttctccatcccatgcattatcttgtaaacctcgatcatgtcaccccgcagtcaacgtttccccaagctaaagagctccaagcattttaacctttcttcatagggaaagtgttccaaacctttaatcattctagctgcccttttctgcactttttccaatgctataatatcctttttgaggtgcagtgaccaaaattgtacacagtattccaaatgagatcgcaccatcaatttatacaggggcattatgatactggctgatttgttttcaattcccttcctaataatacacagcatggcgttgaccttttttattgcaatcgcacgctgtcttgacattttcagtgagttatctaccacgaccccaagatctctctcttggtcagtctctgccagttcacaacccatcaacttgtatttgtagctgggattcttggccccaatgtgcattactttacacttggccacattgaaccgcatctgccacgttgacgtccactcacccagcctcaacagatccctttggagtgcctcacaatcctctctggttctcaccaccctgaacaatttagtgtcatctgcaaacttcactgcttactcccaactccagatcattaatgaacaagttaaagagcatgggacaagttaaagagcaaggGACCCAATTCCTCCAAAACTCTCTTTTAGATATCACTTGTCTAACTGGAGATGGAGGAAGCAGAGCACCCCATTGTTTTTTGCTAGACCAATAAGAATTTCTAAAAGGGCGGCTGGAAAGCAATTTAATTGACTTCCC includes these proteins:
- the LOC132571066 gene encoding uncharacterized protein LOC132571066, giving the protein MAAKPSLACCLPEAEKLDFQSYCRNSPPAGSAPPKETPGQWDCGKQMEDIDGGEGNTSSGRGKKKKYLSRFKDEWCEYDAFKDWLRKVDNTTAKCILCRRTISVQYEGKGSLINHAAGRKHKKAEEKYRTMPKIALLSDVPQDNGVTVAEPGQFYQDEPHPTDLSESCGNKTLPETVEGVLVAESQEFLLKGLDIAPFFSVRLNASNKGNEKFFPVTICYFSATEGLKHGLLGFCQEEKEASDSIASQLCRVLQENGLSLNRMSSYLVDSSSTDDGKHRSVFEKLKEVNSGLMEVEDLCHVVHNCLRNGMRALSFDVETLVLEICDKLSCSTKKTESLKSISAFVGTNYKGILQNLPAQWLSILPVVEQVVQNWSALRDYFLSEGKQECDQIMWEAFSMGQDVSLPLCSAYFLQNLMGVFRRAADQLERDDVSCTEVHGVLTGLRLKLRKRSEDRFYGRFTQGILGKVSPSDSRKFREEADETLKWCLAFLEEWYDFESSVFKRVAVLSLDNDVKWCDLETLVAALPIELDMDKLYEDYCVLSECQEKMALQEEKVDQRWVKVFREMPESRNSQILKLVSFALSLPVSSAYYDRAFSLMVQLWKKGQKGLKNGLAKATLQVQLNRDMSRLDFLRLLLRTQKELSRNSVSARQKRRTKRSRRQAIVKEEASSQEEDEILSFTFGLEVTPEDTASQNGAATLAEGLVAFEEVAVYFTADEWPLLDPGQKALYREVMLENYETVTSLPSSLSLAEEGRAVPKPDLISWLEEEEKKSLVQHPEEGEKLAGFSVSVGVGTESERGEEQLRIKSEAC